TGCCGAAAATACCGGGGCAATCGCACTTCTTGCAAAACTCACTGCTGTAAGAAGGAGTTTTCAAAAGACATGGGTTAGCTCGCTTAACAGCGCAATCTCTCCATACACTTCAGTCGATTTTTACGCATTGGGCGAAGGCATTATTGGTGGCGACCTTGTTCACCCCAACGGCGATGGATACGAGGACATGGCTGATCTCGTCGCAATGGTTTTGCGTTCGACTACTTTAGAAGAACGCCCAGCAGATTCGGACATGGATGGAATTTACGATTTCGCTGAGTCGAGATTTGGTGCCAATCCCTATAACGCCGATTCTGATGGCGATACTTTAAGAGACGGCGACGAAGTCTTTAAGTATCGCTCTAATCCCATGAGTAAGGATAGCGATGGTGATGGTCTGCCCGATAGCTATGAAGTGCGAATTGGAACCAACCCATCAAGCGCTCTCCCGGGTGCACCTGTACTTAATTCAATTCAGGTTTTGCCGTCCAGCTAGCTGAGGCGTCTCGCTAAGGCATAATTCGTCTAATGAGTGACGTGCCGGACACATTTCTTCCAATGGATCTTTATTTACATGAGATATCGGCGTTAGTAGCCACTTATGGGTGCAAATCGAAAGAGCATTCTGCACAACTTGAAGTATTTGTCGGAAAGCGGTAGTTTTTGACAGACGTTTTATGCAAATATTGCTTGAAAGTATCTAATGTCGGCTAAGTCTAAAAAAAATAAAGTATTAGCAATAATACTGCTAGCTGGTTTTATCGGCATATTTTGGCGGTTTGACATAGGGCAATATCTATCCTTCAACTATTTAAAATCCGAACAGGAGAATCTAGCAAAACTCATATCGGAAAACTTTAGGGTTTCGGTTGCGCTCTTCTTTGCGATCTATGTGATATCCACTGCACTCTCTCTTCCTGGCGCTGCAGTTCTAACACTCGCAGCCGGTGCGCTCTTTGGGTTCTGGCAAGGAACATTGATAGTTTCGTTTGCCAGTACGCTCGGGGCGACGCTTGCGTTCCTGTTGTCGCGCTTGATACTTCGCGACTGGGTGCAGAGACGGTTTGCTGAGCGATTAACGTCAATCAATAGCGGAATAGAAAAGGAAGGAGCATTTTACCTTTTTTCGCTGCGACTTATTCCAGCGTTTCCATTTTTTCTTATTAACCTTGCCCTTGGCCTTACGCCAATGAAAGCAATCACCTTCTTTTGGGTTAGCCAAGTTGGAATGTTGCCTGGAACGATGGCTTACGTTAACGCTGGAACTCAGTTAAGTAAGATTGATTCCATGTCCGGGATTGTCTCACTGCCAATTCTTCTTTCATTCGCGGTTTTAGGCATTCTTCCGTTAATCGCAAAGCGCGTGATGGAGTTTCTTCGCTCGCGCAAAACTCTTAGCAGATTTAAGCGCCCTCTCTCCTATGACTATAACCTAATAGTCATAGGAGCCGGTGCAGCCGGGCTTGTCACCTCGTACATTGCAGCCGCCATAAAAGCGAACGTAGCTTTAATTGAGAAAGAAAAAATGGGCGGCGATTGTCTTAATACCGGCTGTGTTCCTAGTAAAGCTCTAATTCGTTCAGCTAAAATCGTTCACTATGCCTCGCGGGCGAAAGCTTTTGGCCTTGAATCAATTGATATTAAATTTAACTTTGCTTCGGTAATGGAGAGAGTTCAGGGCATAATTAAACAGATCGAACCTCACGACTCAGTCGAGCGATACACAAAGCTTGGGGTGGACTGTATTAATGGCTCCGCCAGGATAGTATCGCCCTTTGAAGTGGAAGTTAAGGGAAGAAAATTGACGACCAGGAACATAGTAATTGCTACCGGCGCTCGACCACTCGTCCCTTCGATCCCGGGTTTAGACAAGGTTGATTACTTTACCTCCGACACAATTTGGAACTTGCGAGAACTACCAAAAAAGCTCCTCGTCTTAGGTGGTGGCCCAATAGGTTCAGAACTAAGTCAGTGTTTCAATCGTCTCGGAGCAAATGTTACTCAGATTGAAACTAACGACTGCATTCTTAGTCGCGAAGATCGAGATGTTAGCGATGTTATCTGTAAACGATTCATGGCTGAAGGGATTAGCGTTCTTACCAGACACAGAGCTGAGCGAGTTGAGGTTGAGGATAACAGAAAGTCTTTAATATGCGGTCACGAAGGAAGAGAAGTTCGCGTCGAGTTTGATCAGATACTGATAGCTTTAGGACGGAAGGCAAGTGTCAGCGGTTTTGGTCTGGAGGAACTCGGGGTCAAAATCGCAAAGAACGGCACTATTGAGGCCGATGAGTATTTACGAACCAATTATCCCAATATCTATGTTGCCGGTGATGTGACGGGCCCATATCAGTTTACTCATTTTGCAGCTCATCAAGCCTGGTATGCATCCGTTAATGCCTTGTTTAGCCCCTTTAAATCCTTCAAGGCAGATTACAGAGTAATCCCTTGGTGTACGTTTACCGATCCGGAGGTGGCGCGAGTCGGATTAAACGAGAAGGAGGCTAAGGCAAAGGGAATTCCCTATAGAGTCACAACTTACGACTTAAGCGATCTCGATCGAGCTATCGCCGACAGCAGCGATCATGG
This is a stretch of genomic DNA from Deltaproteobacteria bacterium. It encodes these proteins:
- a CDS encoding FAD-dependent oxidoreductase, which encodes MSAKSKKNKVLAIILLAGFIGIFWRFDIGQYLSFNYLKSEQENLAKLISENFRVSVALFFAIYVISTALSLPGAAVLTLAAGALFGFWQGTLIVSFASTLGATLAFLLSRLILRDWVQRRFAERLTSINSGIEKEGAFYLFSLRLIPAFPFFLINLALGLTPMKAITFFWVSQVGMLPGTMAYVNAGTQLSKIDSMSGIVSLPILLSFAVLGILPLIAKRVMEFLRSRKTLSRFKRPLSYDYNLIVIGAGAAGLVTSYIAAAIKANVALIEKEKMGGDCLNTGCVPSKALIRSAKIVHYASRAKAFGLESIDIKFNFASVMERVQGIIKQIEPHDSVERYTKLGVDCINGSARIVSPFEVEVKGRKLTTRNIVIATGARPLVPSIPGLDKVDYFTSDTIWNLRELPKKLLVLGGGPIGSELSQCFNRLGANVTQIETNDCILSREDRDVSDVICKRFMAEGISVLTRHRAERVEVEDNRKSLICGHEGREVRVEFDQILIALGRKASVSGFGLEELGVKIAKNGTIEADEYLRTNYPNIYVAGDVTGPYQFTHFAAHQAWYASVNALFSPFKSFKADYRVIPWCTFTDPEVARVGLNEKEAKAKGIPYRVTTYDLSDLDRAIADSSDHGFIKVLTPPRGDRILGAAIVGEHAGDLLTEFVSGMRHGIGLNKILGTIHTYPTLSEANKYVAGEWKKSSVSPRTLELLKIFHAWRRKEGCSAK